The Capricornis sumatraensis isolate serow.1 chromosome 20, serow.2, whole genome shotgun sequence genome contains the following window.
CACCTTGGGAAGTGGAGAAAGGACTCCGTGTGCATCGAGGTCCCGCCATGACCGAATATGTAAGGTTGCAGAATTCACAGAGTGCCTCCTGTTTTGCTCCTGGTGGAGAAAATGGCAAAGGGAATGACGGATCTCATTAAAGCGTCCCCAGGGCCAGCCTGGGGATTGATCATCCCTCATGGTATTGGTCATAGGGGTCATTGTGAGAGCTCAGGGTCCTGGGGACGTCCAACAGCAAAGTCACCTCTCACGATCGTCCACGGTCACAGAAGGGGGACCAGTCCCCCTGCTCAGGACAGATTTAGGATGACTGTTAGGAAGGAGACAGAGTAAGGAGggagggattgaatctgtgtctcctatcCCTCTAAAACCCACTCCATGTCCCAGATCTAAGGGGCCGGCACATCTCTCCAGGCTCATTCAGGAGGAAGCATCCAGCTGACCTCTGATCATCTGTCAGCACTGAAGAGAGACAGAGCGGGCGGGGAGCAAGAGAGAGATGGACACAGAGGGAGGGATGGACAGATTATGGGCAGAGGAGTGGAAAAGAGAGACAGGAGCCGACCAACGAAAaggatgaaatagaaataaaaacaaaaggagaaagaagcaacagagaagggagttcagttcagccgctcagtcgtgtccgactctgcgaccccatgaaccgcagcatgccaggcctccctgtccatcaccaactcccagggtccacccaaacccatgtccattgagttggtgatggatgccatccaaccatctcatcctctgttgtccccttctcctcctgccctcaatccctcccagcatcagagtctttggtGGATGGAATAGAACAGGTGGACGGGGACAGAAGGACCCAGAAGAGCACTcggtggggcggggggcagttGAATCATAGAACCGGTATGCAGGTCCCCTCTCCTCCGCAACCCCTCCTCCCTTGGAAGGCGCAGAACCTCACCTGCCACAAACCCGATCATCCGAGGATGGGGCCGAGTAACAGTTTTGACCTTTCACCTTCACCACGAAGGACTCCTGGGGCCTGTTGACCAACCACGGGCAGCACTGCTCGAAGCAGACCCTAAAGGTGCAGTTTCCACACTTCCGGGTCCTGCCCAAGGGTACCACGGCATCGTCATAGCAACAGTCCTGCCGGGGGTCGTAGAACTGGTCCCCGCATCGCTCGTGTGACTGGC
Protein-coding sequences here:
- the LOC138096842 gene encoding insulin growth factor-like family member 1, which codes for MTPRRCILAVLAAVCILLLLRSHGAPVSPTGTQLLLCQSHERCGDQFYDPRQDCCYDDAVVPLGRTRKCGNCTFRVCFEQCCPWLVNRPQESFVVKVKGQNCYSAPSSDDRVCGR